A genome region from Micromonospora inyonensis includes the following:
- a CDS encoding 5-oxoprolinase subunit B family protein, with amino-acid sequence MRIRPVGAHALLLDCAEPEPGSDPEPEPGSGGAVRSVVDPAGQVEAWRAELWRRREAGELTAVEIVPAATTVLLDGVPDPTATAARIATWTPRPVDSADTANRADSSADTARAVRVPVTYDGEDLPRVAGHWGVDVPEVVRRLTGTEFRVAFCGFAPGFAYLTGLPAEWAVPRLATPRPRVPAGSVALAGPYAGIYPTASPGGWLLVGRTDLPLFDVRADPPATLAPGTRVLLVTT; translated from the coding sequence ATGCGGATCCGTCCCGTCGGTGCGCACGCGCTGCTGCTCGACTGTGCCGAGCCCGAGCCCGGTTCCGACCCGGAGCCCGAGCCCGGTTCCGGCGGTGCGGTCCGGTCCGTGGTGGACCCTGCCGGGCAGGTCGAGGCCTGGCGGGCCGAACTCTGGCGACGCCGGGAGGCCGGTGAGCTGACCGCCGTCGAGATCGTCCCGGCCGCCACCACCGTGCTGCTCGACGGCGTACCGGACCCGACGGCCACCGCCGCCCGGATAGCCACCTGGACCCCGCGACCCGTCGACAGCGCCGACACCGCCAATCGCGCCGACAGCAGCGCGGACACCGCCCGCGCCGTCCGGGTGCCCGTCACCTACGACGGGGAGGACCTGCCCCGCGTCGCCGGCCACTGGGGCGTGGACGTGCCCGAGGTGGTCCGTCGGCTCACCGGCACCGAGTTCCGGGTCGCCTTCTGTGGCTTCGCGCCCGGATTCGCGTACCTCACCGGGCTGCCGGCGGAGTGGGCCGTGCCCCGCCTGGCCACCCCCCGTCCCCGGGTGCCCGCCGGCTCGGTCGCCCTCGCCGGTCCGTACGCCGGGATCTATCCGACCGCCTCCCCCGGCGGGTGGCTGCTGGTCGGCCGGACCGACCTGCCCCTGTTCGACGTGCGCGCCGACCCGCCCGCCACGCTCGCCCCCGGCACCCGGGTCCTGCTGGTGACAACGTGA
- a CDS encoding VOC family protein has product MARDVQITFDCADPAALAAFWAEALGYRLQAPPGGFESWEQALEAMGVPPENRNDASAVADPDGSGPRLFFQRVPEGKQAKNRVHLDVRAAPGLQGDARMAALEAEAERLVSRGATRLRRFEPAPPLGTGHIVMADPEGNEFCLD; this is encoded by the coding sequence ATGGCCCGCGACGTCCAGATCACTTTCGACTGCGCCGACCCGGCCGCCTTGGCGGCGTTCTGGGCCGAGGCCCTCGGCTACCGGTTGCAGGCCCCGCCCGGGGGATTCGAGTCGTGGGAGCAGGCACTGGAGGCGATGGGCGTGCCGCCCGAGAATCGCAACGACGCCTCGGCGGTGGCCGACCCCGACGGCTCCGGGCCGCGCCTGTTCTTCCAGCGGGTGCCGGAGGGCAAGCAGGCCAAGAACCGCGTGCACCTCGACGTGCGAGCCGCCCCCGGGCTCCAGGGGGACGCACGGATGGCGGCCCTGGAGGCGGAGGCCGAGCGGCTCGTCTCCCGCGGCGCCACCCGGCTCCGGCGCTTCGAGCCCGCTCCCCCGCTCGGCACCGGTCACATCGTGATGGCCGACCCCGAGGGCAACGAGTTCTGCCTCGACTGA
- a CDS encoding SixA phosphatase family protein — protein sequence MTQGRVTGHTLVLLRHGKAATPEGDVADRDRALTVRGQADAAAAGAWLARHGFRPDVVVCSPARRTRQTWQAAEGGMAGVPAEGGMAGAPDGSDRAPRVRHEPAVYAADTADLLDLLRAVEPDAGTVLLVGHNPGISLLSIALDRAGADREGLRTSGVVVHRVTGAWADLGTVPAPVVERHTARA from the coding sequence ATGACGCAGGGTAGGGTCACCGGACACACACTCGTGCTGCTCCGGCACGGAAAGGCGGCGACCCCGGAGGGTGACGTCGCCGACCGGGACCGGGCGTTGACCGTACGTGGGCAGGCCGACGCCGCCGCGGCCGGCGCGTGGTTGGCCCGGCACGGCTTCCGGCCCGACGTGGTGGTCTGCTCGCCCGCGCGGCGCACCCGGCAGACCTGGCAGGCGGCCGAGGGCGGGATGGCCGGTGTGCCAGCCGAGGGCGGGATGGCCGGCGCGCCGGACGGAAGCGACCGGGCACCCCGGGTCCGTCACGAGCCGGCCGTGTACGCGGCGGATACCGCCGACCTGCTGGATCTGCTCCGGGCCGTCGAGCCGGACGCCGGCACGGTCCTGCTGGTCGGCCACAACCCGGGCATCTCGCTGCTGTCGATCGCCCTCGACCGGGCCGGCGCCGACCGGGAGGGCCTGCGGACCAGCGGTGTCGTGGTGCACCGGGTCACCGGGGCCTGGGCGGACCTCGGCACCGTGCCCGCACCGGTCGTCGAACGACACACCGCCCGCGCCTGA
- a CDS encoding PP2C family protein-serine/threonine phosphatase, producing the protein MLCCVLTHPFQRLRSPLSPGSRAGLGAALVLLGFIWAVEAADGNGAHYLGLMAAAPVLAAVFATWRVVLAVGAAATAGAVAFAFSEPRVSLDTATNVAAIALVTALVAVVAGVRQRQARQIAELSKLASVAQQAVLRPLGPQVGTLAVAARYISSTATAEIGGDLYEAIDTPYGVRMIIGDVRGKGLDAVRLASIVLGSYRHVAHERADLRAVVSDLDRAVARSVGDEDFVTAAVVEERGGTLTIVNCGHPSPLLLRRGCVIPLEPPAPAPPLGFMPVVQPRVERLEPGDRLLLFTDGLGEARRDGEFFPTADRAWRLLGHGTVADGLASLETALVEWVNGRLDDDIALVLMEYAGPRSDATAAVPSWEVGATEG; encoded by the coding sequence ATGCTGTGCTGCGTACTCACGCATCCCTTCCAGCGGCTCCGTAGTCCGCTGAGCCCCGGATCCCGCGCCGGTCTCGGCGCGGCTCTCGTTCTGCTCGGGTTCATCTGGGCGGTCGAGGCGGCCGACGGCAACGGGGCGCACTACCTCGGGCTGATGGCCGCCGCGCCGGTGCTCGCGGCGGTCTTCGCCACCTGGCGGGTGGTGCTCGCGGTGGGTGCGGCGGCCACCGCCGGCGCGGTGGCGTTCGCGTTCTCCGAGCCGCGCGTCTCGCTGGACACCGCCACCAACGTCGCCGCGATCGCGCTGGTGACCGCGCTGGTGGCGGTGGTGGCCGGGGTGCGGCAACGGCAGGCCAGGCAGATCGCCGAGTTGTCCAAACTGGCGTCGGTCGCCCAGCAGGCGGTACTGCGTCCGCTCGGCCCGCAGGTCGGGACGTTGGCCGTGGCGGCCCGCTACATCTCCTCCACGGCCACCGCCGAGATCGGCGGCGACCTGTACGAGGCGATCGACACCCCGTACGGCGTGCGAATGATCATCGGAGACGTGCGGGGCAAGGGCCTGGACGCGGTCCGGCTGGCCAGCATCGTGCTCGGCTCGTACCGGCACGTGGCACACGAGCGGGCTGACCTGCGGGCGGTCGTGTCCGACCTGGACCGCGCGGTGGCGCGCAGCGTCGGCGACGAGGACTTCGTGACCGCCGCGGTGGTCGAGGAGCGGGGCGGGACGCTCACCATCGTCAACTGCGGGCACCCGTCGCCGCTGCTGCTGCGCCGGGGATGCGTGATCCCGCTCGAACCACCCGCCCCCGCGCCCCCGCTCGGCTTCATGCCCGTGGTGCAGCCCCGGGTGGAGCGGCTGGAACCGGGCGACCGGTTGCTGCTCTTCACCGACGGTCTCGGCGAGGCCCGCCGGGACGGCGAGTTCTTCCCCACCGCCGACCGGGCCTGGCGGCTGCTCGGGCACGGAACGGTGGCGGACGGGCTGGCCTCGCTGGAGACCGCCCTGGTCGAGTGGGTGAATGGCCGGCTGGACGACGACATCGCCCTGGTCCTGATGGAGTACGCGGGCCCGCGCAGCGACGCGACGGCAGCCGTGCCGAGCTGGGAGGTGGGCGCCACCGAGGGCTGA
- a CDS encoding biotin-dependent carboxyltransferase family protein, translating into MIEVLRAGALTTVQDQGRPGWAHLGVPRSGALDPAALRLGNRLVGNPEAAAGLEITLTGCDLRLHRAGTVAVTGAEADVRVDRRPADPGRPLSLPAGAVLRIGPARHGLRSYLAVSGGITVETVLGSRATDTLSGLGPPPVRDGDRLPLGPVTGPPAPVDFTAAPAPAAELRLTLRPGPRDDWFTPVAWHRLLHTAYQVSPMSDRIGARLLGAPLPRAVAGELPSEPVVLGAVQVPADGQPLIFLADHPTTGGYPVVGVVDDVTPLAQARPGTTVSFHGPQR; encoded by the coding sequence GTGATCGAGGTCCTCCGCGCCGGGGCGCTCACCACCGTCCAGGACCAGGGGCGACCCGGCTGGGCGCACCTCGGCGTACCCCGGTCGGGAGCCCTCGACCCGGCGGCGCTGCGGCTGGGCAACCGGCTGGTCGGCAACCCGGAGGCCGCCGCCGGCCTGGAGATCACGCTCACCGGCTGCGACCTGCGCCTGCACCGCGCCGGCACGGTCGCGGTCACCGGCGCGGAGGCCGACGTCCGGGTCGACCGGCGGCCGGCGGACCCTGGCCGCCCGCTGTCCCTGCCCGCCGGGGCGGTGCTGCGGATCGGCCCCGCCCGCCACGGTCTGCGCAGCTACCTCGCCGTCTCCGGCGGCATCACGGTCGAAACGGTGCTCGGCAGCCGCGCCACGGACACCCTCTCCGGCCTCGGCCCGCCCCCGGTCCGCGACGGTGACCGGCTCCCCCTCGGCCCGGTCACCGGCCCGCCCGCCCCGGTGGACTTCACCGCCGCCCCGGCTCCCGCCGCCGAACTGCGGCTGACGCTGCGTCCCGGCCCCCGGGACGACTGGTTCACCCCCGTCGCCTGGCACCGGCTGCTGCACACGGCGTACCAGGTCAGTCCGATGAGCGACCGGATCGGTGCGCGACTGCTCGGCGCGCCCCTGCCCCGCGCGGTGGCCGGCGAACTGCCCAGCGAACCGGTCGTGCTCGGGGCGGTGCAGGTCCCGGCGGACGGGCAACCGTTGATCTTCCTCGCCGACCACCCCACCACCGGCGGATACCCCGTCGTCGGGGTGGTGGACGACGTCACCCCGCTCGCGCAGGCCCGTCCGGGTACTACCGTCAGCTTCCATGGACCTCAACGCTGA
- a CDS encoding DUF6458 family protein, with translation MGIGSGIFLIALGAILTFAVRANVWWVDLRAVGWVFILAGLAVLLTTLWFWQDRRKRARTLIVEENRLSHPTAMMPPPPDPPPPTAPPS, from the coding sequence ATGGGCATTGGTAGCGGCATCTTTCTCATCGCCCTGGGGGCGATCCTGACGTTCGCCGTACGGGCCAACGTCTGGTGGGTCGACCTGCGTGCCGTCGGCTGGGTGTTCATCCTCGCCGGCCTGGCCGTCCTGCTCACCACCCTCTGGTTCTGGCAGGACCGGCGGAAGCGGGCCCGGACCCTCATCGTGGAGGAGAACCGGCTCTCCCACCCGACCGCGATGATGCCCCCGCCGCCCGATCCGCCCCCGCCGACGGCGCCACCCTCCTGA
- a CDS encoding DUF6458 family protein: protein MGIGSSIFLIALGAILAFAVDANLGWLSLNTVGWVLMLAGLVGLIMTAYFWNTRRRTVVAAPRERVVEERVVPAQDDRVVQEYREVRRPGHQV, encoded by the coding sequence ATGGGCATCGGCAGCAGTATCTTCCTCATCGCGCTGGGCGCGATCCTCGCATTCGCGGTCGACGCCAACCTGGGTTGGCTCAGCCTGAACACCGTCGGCTGGGTGCTGATGCTCGCCGGCCTGGTGGGCCTGATCATGACCGCCTACTTCTGGAACACCCGCCGTCGGACCGTCGTGGCCGCGCCGCGGGAACGGGTCGTCGAGGAGCGCGTGGTGCCGGCGCAGGACGACCGCGTGGTCCAGGAGTACCGCGAGGTGCGCCGCCCCGGTCACCAGGTCTGA
- a CDS encoding DUF397 domain-containing protein, giving the protein MADLIHARWRKSTRSSSNGGNCVEVADNLLDIVAVRDSKNPAGPALTFSPAAWRAFIAQLAERA; this is encoded by the coding sequence ATGGCTGACCTGATCCACGCCCGTTGGCGCAAGAGCACTCGTAGCAGCTCGAATGGCGGCAACTGTGTCGAGGTCGCGGACAACCTGCTGGACATCGTCGCTGTCCGCGATTCCAAGAACCCAGCCGGTCCGGCTTTGACTTTCAGCCCGGCAGCGTGGCGCGCGTTCATCGCCCAACTCGCCGAGCGAGCCTGA
- the trhA gene encoding PAQR family membrane homeostasis protein TrhA, with translation MRGWLHTYAFFVALVCGIVLCSVAATRPGWAPLVSCLIYSVTVCGLFGTSALYHRRVWSERGFQIMRRMDHSMIFLFIAGTYTPFCLLLLDDRKATIMLALVWGGALGGVALKVVWPHAPRWVSAPLYLALGWVSVAILPDILHRGGVTALVLLAVGGAAYSIGAVFYALRRPNPWPTVFGHHEFFHACTLVAAICHHIAIYFALFA, from the coding sequence ATGCGCGGCTGGTTGCACACCTACGCGTTCTTCGTCGCACTGGTCTGCGGCATCGTCCTCTGCTCGGTCGCGGCGACCCGGCCGGGTTGGGCGCCGCTGGTGAGCTGCCTGATCTACAGCGTCACCGTGTGCGGGCTCTTCGGCACCAGCGCGCTCTACCACCGGCGGGTCTGGTCGGAACGGGGCTTCCAGATCATGCGCCGGATGGACCATTCGATGATCTTCCTGTTCATCGCCGGCACGTACACCCCGTTCTGCCTGCTGCTGCTCGACGACCGTAAGGCGACGATCATGCTCGCCCTGGTCTGGGGCGGGGCGCTGGGCGGGGTGGCGTTGAAGGTGGTCTGGCCACACGCGCCGCGCTGGGTCTCCGCCCCGCTCTACCTGGCGCTCGGCTGGGTCTCGGTGGCCATCCTCCCGGACATCCTGCACCGGGGCGGGGTGACCGCCCTGGTCCTGCTGGCGGTCGGGGGCGCGGCCTACAGCATCGGCGCGGTCTTCTACGCGCTGCGCCGGCCCAACCCGTGGCCGACCGTCTTCGGGCACCACGAGTTCTTCCACGCCTGCACCCTGGTGGCGGCGATCTGTCACCACATCGCGATCTACTTCGCCCTCTTCGCCTGA
- a CDS encoding helix-turn-helix transcriptional regulator, whose translation MTVEATTERVLRLLGLLQRRPSWTAAELAAELRVTDRSVRRDVERLRALGYPVHATAGVGGGYQLGAGTRLPPLLLDDEEAIATAVSLRLAAGGTVAGAGEAALRALAKVDQVMPSRLRAEVRAVHGATETLVGPGIEIDAEVLVTLARACRDAVRVRFRYAGRDGEERERTVEPVRMVTTGRRWYLMARDVERDDWRTFRLDRMREVTATTWRFRPSEHPDPVAYVQRSVTGAPYRYLARVRVHARPDQVRELVPPQVGRVEDDREGWCVLIVGGDHLDWLAAHVARLGYEAEVLEPPELREAAALLARRLAALGGAG comes from the coding sequence GTGACCGTCGAGGCAACGACCGAACGGGTGCTGCGGTTGCTGGGGCTGCTGCAACGACGACCGTCCTGGACCGCCGCCGAACTCGCCGCCGAGCTGCGGGTCACCGACCGCTCGGTGCGTCGCGACGTGGAGCGGCTGCGCGCGCTCGGCTACCCCGTGCACGCGACGGCCGGCGTCGGCGGCGGCTACCAGCTCGGCGCGGGCACCCGGCTGCCACCGCTGCTGCTCGACGACGAGGAGGCGATCGCCACGGCGGTCTCCCTGCGGCTGGCGGCGGGAGGCACGGTCGCCGGGGCGGGCGAGGCGGCACTGCGCGCGCTCGCGAAGGTCGACCAGGTGATGCCGTCCCGGCTGCGCGCCGAGGTGCGGGCGGTGCACGGCGCCACCGAGACCCTCGTCGGCCCCGGAATCGAAATCGACGCGGAGGTGCTGGTGACGCTCGCGCGGGCCTGCCGTGACGCCGTACGGGTGCGGTTCCGGTACGCCGGCCGCGACGGCGAGGAGCGCGAGCGTACGGTCGAGCCGGTGCGGATGGTCACCACCGGCCGACGTTGGTACCTGATGGCCCGGGACGTCGAACGCGACGACTGGCGCACCTTCCGGCTGGACCGGATGCGCGAGGTGACGGCGACGACCTGGCGCTTCCGGCCGAGCGAGCATCCGGACCCGGTCGCCTACGTGCAGCGGTCCGTGACCGGGGCACCGTACCGGTATCTCGCCCGGGTACGGGTGCACGCCCGGCCCGACCAGGTGCGGGAACTGGTGCCACCCCAGGTGGGGCGCGTCGAGGACGACCGCGAGGGATGGTGCGTGCTCATCGTCGGCGGGGACCACCTGGACTGGCTCGCCGCGCACGTGGCCCGACTGGGCTACGAGGCCGAGGTGCTGGAGCCGCCGGAGCTACGGGAGGCCGCCGCCCTGCTCGCCCGTCGCCTCGCGGCGCTGGGCGGGGCCGGCTGA
- a CDS encoding acyl-CoA dehydrogenase, which produces MTHYKSNLRDLEFNLFEVFGVDRAFGQEPYSDLDVDTARSFLAEMDRLAREDLAASYTDSDRNPPVFDPATHTAPLPEPFKKSYQAFMDSEFWRLDLPPALDGGNAPRALWWSLAELILGANAPVWMYASGPSFAHVLFVEGTEQQKRWAKLFVDKQWGSTMVLTEPDAGSDVGAGRTRAIPQPDGSWHIEGVKRFITSGEHELSENIVHYVLARPVSVEGVGGPGTKGLSLFVVPKYHFDEETGELGERNGVFATNVEHKMGLKVSNTCEMTFGEHGVPAKGWLLGEKHDGIRQMFMIIENARMMVGSKAIATLSTGYLNALEYAKSRVQGADLLQMADKTAPRVTITRHPDVRRSLMLQKAYAEGLRALVCYTASWQDQVAIAEAAGDEAATKTAKRVNDLLLPLVKGVGSERAYELLGHESLQTFGGSGFLQDYPIEQYVRDSKIDTLYEGTTAIQSLDLFFRKIVRDKGKALMTVSGEIQEFIASEGGNGQLKEERAALGKALAEVQTILGVLTGWLGEAQASEPRAVYKVGLSSRRLLLALGDVVVGWLLQRQADVALRALGGEVSATDRAFYTGKVAAAKFFAREVLPRIGADRRIIENTDLDLMDLPEEAF; this is translated from the coding sequence ATGACCCACTACAAGAGCAACCTGCGGGATCTCGAGTTCAACCTGTTCGAGGTCTTCGGGGTGGACCGGGCGTTCGGCCAGGAGCCGTACTCGGATCTCGACGTCGACACCGCACGGAGCTTCCTCGCGGAGATGGACCGGCTCGCCCGCGAGGATCTGGCCGCCAGCTACACCGACAGTGACCGCAATCCCCCGGTCTTCGACCCGGCCACGCACACCGCGCCGCTGCCGGAACCGTTCAAGAAGTCGTACCAGGCCTTCATGGACTCGGAGTTCTGGCGGCTGGACCTCCCCCCGGCGCTGGACGGGGGCAATGCGCCCCGGGCGCTCTGGTGGTCGCTGGCCGAGCTGATCCTCGGCGCCAACGCCCCGGTCTGGATGTACGCCTCCGGCCCGTCCTTCGCGCACGTCCTGTTCGTCGAGGGCACCGAGCAGCAGAAGCGGTGGGCGAAGCTCTTCGTCGACAAGCAGTGGGGCTCCACTATGGTGCTCACCGAGCCGGACGCCGGCTCGGACGTCGGCGCCGGCCGGACCCGGGCCATCCCGCAGCCGGACGGCTCCTGGCACATCGAGGGCGTCAAGCGCTTCATCACCTCCGGTGAGCACGAGCTGAGCGAGAACATCGTCCACTACGTGCTGGCCCGCCCGGTGAGCGTCGAGGGCGTCGGCGGCCCGGGGACCAAGGGCCTCTCGCTCTTCGTGGTGCCGAAGTACCACTTCGACGAGGAGACCGGTGAGCTGGGCGAGCGCAACGGCGTCTTCGCCACCAACGTCGAGCACAAGATGGGCCTGAAGGTCTCCAACACCTGCGAGATGACCTTCGGCGAGCACGGCGTACCGGCCAAGGGCTGGCTGCTGGGCGAGAAGCACGACGGCATCCGGCAGATGTTCATGATCATCGAGAACGCGCGGATGATGGTCGGCTCGAAGGCCATCGCCACCCTCTCCACCGGCTACCTGAACGCCCTCGAGTACGCCAAGAGCCGCGTGCAGGGTGCCGACCTGCTCCAGATGGCCGACAAGACCGCACCCCGGGTCACCATCACCCGCCACCCGGACGTCCGCCGCTCGCTGATGCTCCAGAAGGCGTACGCCGAGGGCCTGCGCGCCCTGGTCTGCTACACCGCCTCCTGGCAGGACCAGGTGGCCATCGCCGAGGCGGCCGGGGACGAGGCGGCGACGAAGACCGCGAAGCGGGTCAACGACCTGCTCCTGCCGTTGGTCAAGGGGGTCGGCTCGGAGCGGGCGTACGAGTTGCTCGGGCACGAGTCCCTGCAGACGTTCGGCGGCTCCGGCTTCCTCCAGGACTACCCGATCGAGCAGTACGTCCGGGATTCCAAGATCGACACTCTGTACGAGGGCACCACCGCCATCCAGAGCCTCGACCTCTTCTTCCGGAAGATCGTCCGGGACAAGGGCAAGGCGCTGATGACCGTCTCGGGCGAGATCCAGGAGTTCATCGCCAGCGAGGGCGGCAACGGACAGCTCAAGGAGGAGCGGGCCGCGCTCGGCAAGGCGCTCGCCGAGGTGCAGACCATCCTCGGCGTGCTGACCGGCTGGCTGGGCGAGGCGCAGGCCAGCGAGCCGCGTGCCGTGTACAAGGTGGGCCTGAGCAGCCGCCGCCTGCTGCTGGCGCTCGGCGACGTGGTGGTCGGCTGGCTGCTCCAGCGGCAGGCGGACGTCGCCCTGCGCGCCCTGGGCGGCGAGGTGTCCGCCACCGACCGGGCGTTCTACACCGGCAAGGTGGCGGCGGCGAAGTTCTTCGCCCGCGAGGTGCTGCCCCGCATCGGCGCCGACCGGCGCATCATCGAGAACACCGACCTCGACCTGATGGACCTCCCGGAGGAGGCGTTCTGA
- a CDS encoding LamB/YcsF family protein: protein MDLNADLGEGFGIWRLGDDEALLELVTSANVACGFHGGDPSTMRRVCAAAAERGVAIGAQVGYRDLAGFGRRHIAYAFEELRDEITYQLGALEAFCRPYRTRVRYLKPHGALYHAAACQESQAAAVVAAISDYDSDLPVLCPPGSVLAQLATGAGLRVVAEGFADRGYLANGALVPRSAPGALVTDPQEIAERAVRMATERAVTAVDGSVVPCPVESICLHGDTPGAVQAAALVRAALIDAGVPLRPFSTS from the coding sequence ATGGACCTCAACGCTGATCTCGGCGAGGGCTTCGGCATCTGGCGGCTCGGCGACGACGAGGCGCTGCTGGAACTCGTCACCTCCGCCAACGTGGCCTGTGGCTTCCACGGCGGTGACCCGTCCACCATGCGTCGCGTCTGCGCCGCCGCCGCCGAGCGGGGAGTCGCGATCGGGGCCCAGGTCGGTTACCGGGACCTCGCCGGCTTCGGCCGCCGGCACATCGCGTACGCCTTCGAGGAGCTGCGCGACGAGATCACGTACCAGCTCGGCGCGCTGGAGGCGTTCTGCCGGCCGTACCGGACCCGGGTCCGCTACCTCAAGCCGCACGGCGCGCTCTACCACGCCGCCGCCTGCCAGGAGTCGCAGGCCGCCGCGGTGGTCGCCGCGATCAGCGACTACGACTCGGACCTGCCGGTGCTCTGCCCGCCGGGTTCGGTGCTCGCCCAGCTCGCCACCGGGGCCGGGCTGCGGGTGGTCGCCGAGGGCTTCGCCGACCGGGGTTACCTCGCCAACGGTGCCCTGGTGCCCCGCTCCGCCCCCGGTGCCCTGGTCACCGACCCGCAGGAGATCGCCGAACGGGCGGTCCGGATGGCCACCGAGCGGGCCGTGACCGCCGTCGACGGCAGCGTCGTCCCCTGCCCGGTCGAGTCGATCTGCCTGCACGGCGACACCCCCGGCGCGGTGCAGGCGGCAGCCCTGGTGCGCGCCGCCCTCATCGACGCCGGGGTGCCACTACGCCCGTTCAGCACGTCGTGA
- a CDS encoding DinB family protein: MNDQNWNSLLREQIAWHWTNHLRPRLDGLTDDEYLWEPTPGCWNVRPRGTGTAPVRAGSGAMTIDFAFPEPDPAPVTTIAWRLGHVIVGVLAVRNAAHFGRAPTDYQSFEYAATAAGALAQLDTEYARWLAGVESLGGSGLARPCGQAEGPYAERPLAALVLHINRELIHHLSEVCLLRDLYPHTHRSTRQEAS; encoded by the coding sequence ATGAACGACCAGAACTGGAACTCCCTGCTCCGAGAACAGATCGCCTGGCACTGGACCAACCACCTGCGCCCCCGTCTCGACGGGCTCACCGACGACGAGTACCTCTGGGAGCCGACGCCCGGCTGCTGGAACGTGCGCCCGCGCGGCACCGGCACCGCACCGGTGCGGGCCGGGTCCGGTGCGATGACCATCGACTTCGCGTTCCCGGAGCCCGACCCGGCACCGGTCACGACGATCGCCTGGCGACTCGGGCACGTGATCGTCGGCGTGCTCGCGGTACGCAACGCCGCGCACTTCGGCCGCGCCCCCACCGACTACCAGTCGTTCGAGTACGCCGCCACCGCGGCCGGGGCGCTGGCCCAGCTCGACACGGAGTACGCCAGGTGGCTGGCCGGGGTCGAGTCGCTCGGCGGGTCCGGTCTCGCCCGCCCGTGCGGGCAGGCGGAGGGGCCGTACGCCGAGCGTCCGCTGGCAGCGCTGGTGCTGCACATCAACCGCGAGCTGATCCACCATCTGTCCGAGGTGTGCCTGCTCCGCGACCTCTACCCGCACACCCACCGGTCGACCCGACAGGAGGCGAGCTGA
- a CDS encoding DUF5753 domain-containing protein — protein sequence MNRAVMVAMHEAGETADSLAGQIGVDPKTAQRWVTHGRIPQTRHRAQVAAILGKDIDELWPDALKRREPAWFRPWTDVEREAVGLRCYESSVIPGLLQTEAYARAVLASGPLAAEVGSYVETRLRRQTDVFERPRPPLTVFVMDEAALRRGDPEILHPQLDHLVAMAQRPSVMVHVLPLGAGLHPGQAGPFVIATTGDEDVGYLDDQAAGRITNDVGPLWAVWDTVRSLALPRDQTIDYLRARAWLT from the coding sequence ATGAATCGGGCCGTCATGGTCGCGATGCACGAGGCCGGCGAGACGGCCGACAGCCTTGCAGGTCAGATAGGCGTAGACCCCAAAACCGCCCAACGCTGGGTCACACACGGACGGATTCCCCAGACCCGGCATCGCGCCCAGGTTGCTGCCATTCTCGGGAAGGACATCGATGAGCTGTGGCCGGACGCACTCAAGCGTCGCGAGCCGGCCTGGTTCCGGCCATGGACCGATGTCGAACGTGAAGCTGTCGGCCTGCGGTGCTACGAATCCTCCGTGATTCCGGGACTCCTTCAGACCGAGGCGTACGCCCGCGCCGTACTGGCGAGCGGCCCACTGGCTGCGGAAGTGGGCAGCTACGTCGAAACGCGCCTGCGTCGGCAGACAGACGTGTTCGAGAGGCCCCGCCCTCCGCTGACGGTGTTCGTCATGGATGAAGCCGCTCTCCGCAGAGGTGATCCCGAGATCCTGCATCCGCAGCTTGACCACCTGGTCGCGATGGCCCAGCGGCCGAGTGTGATGGTGCACGTGCTTCCTCTCGGTGCGGGCCTACATCCGGGTCAGGCCGGACCGTTTGTCATCGCGACCACTGGCGACGAGGACGTCGGCTACCTGGATGACCAGGCCGCCGGGCGCATCACGAATGACGTTGGTCCCCTTTGGGCAGTCTGGGATACCGTGAGGTCGCTAGCTCTTCCGCGCGACCAGACCATCGACTATCTGAGGGCACGAGCATGGCTGACCTGA